A genome region from Anaerolineales bacterium includes the following:
- a CDS encoding Flp family type IVb pilin, producing MFKKLQKKGQGLVEYALILVLVAIVIIIILSVLGPAIGNVFSQIINSI from the coding sequence ATGTTCAAGAAACTGCAGAAGAAAGGCCAAGGCTTGGTGGAATATGCTCTGATCCTTGTTCTCGTCGCCATCGTGATTATCATTATTCTATCGGTCCTTGGTCCTGCCATTGGCAACGTCTTCAGCCAGATCATCAACTCCATCTAG